The Rhizobium rhizogenes sequence TATCGCCTGCGCGGTTCGAAAATGTGGATTTCCAACGCGCCGATTGCCGATGTCTTCGTCGTCTGGGCGAAATCGGAAGCGCATGACAACCAGATCAGGGGCTTCGTGCTGGAAAAGGGCATGAAGGGCCTCTCCGCCCCGAAGATCGGCGGCAAGCTGTCGCTGCGCGCCTCCATCACAGGCGAAATCGTCATGGATGGCGTCGAAGTCGGCGAAGACGCACTGCTGCCGAATGTTTCCGGCCTCAAAGGTCCGTTCGGCTGCCTCAACCGCGCCCGCTACGGCATTTCCTGGGGTGTGCTGGGCGCCGCTGAAGATTGCTGGTTCCGCGCCCGGCAATATGGCCTCGACCGCAAGCAGTTCGGCAAGCCGCTCGCCGGCACGCAGCTTTACCAGAAGAAACTCGCCGACATGCAGACGGAAATCGCTCTTGGCCTTCAGGCATCGCTGCGCGTCGGCCGGCTGATGGACGAGCATAAAATGGCGCCGGAAATGATTTCCATCGTCAAGCGCAACAATTGCGGCAAGGCGCTGGACATCGCCCGTCAGGCCCGCGACATGCATGGCGGCAACGGCATCCAGATCGAATATCACGTCATGCGCCACGCCCAGAACCTTGAAACGGTCAACACCTATGAGGGCACCCATGACGTCCACGCGCTGATCCTCGGCCGGGCGCAGACCGGCATTCAGGCGTTCTTCTGAGGCCTGTGGACGGAGCGGCCGGCAAAGTTTTCCCCACCGTCATTCCGGCCCTGAGCCGGAATCCAGCCAGCCCAAGTCCTTGGGCTGAAAGGAGTCTTGCTGCCATGCAGACGCGTGTCGCTGGATTCCGGCTCAAGGCCGGAATGACGGAGGGAGAGTGCATGACGCCCCGGCAAATGTGAGCCAGCCCTCTGAGCCAAGCTCAAATCGTATCATCGGGAGCAATACCCCTTGAAACAGAAAGGCCTCCGAAGATCGCTTCGAAGGCCTTTTTCTTTTCGAGCTCAGGTGACGGCTCAGAACGTGCCGCGCACGCCGATGCCGAACATGCGCGGTTCGGTCATGCTGGCCTCGATGCCGCCAATGCCGCGATTTTCCTTCATCAGCGTCGGCGCGCGCTCGTCGAAGACGTTCTTGACGTAGGCGTAGAATTCAAGCTCGTCCTGG is a genomic window containing:
- a CDS encoding acyl-CoA dehydrogenase, which gives rise to MSERAAFNWQDPFLLEDQLTDDERMIRDSAEAFGKSELLPRIQEAYLSETTEPELFRLMGRTGLLGVTLPEEYGAANASYVAYGLVAREVERIDSGYRSMMSVQSSLVIHPIFAYGSDEQKKKYLPGLVSGELIGCFGLTEPDAGSDPGGMKTRAEKIEGGYRLRGSKMWISNAPIADVFVVWAKSEAHDNQIRGFVLEKGMKGLSAPKIGGKLSLRASITGEIVMDGVEVGEDALLPNVSGLKGPFGCLNRARYGISWGVLGAAEDCWFRARQYGLDRKQFGKPLAGTQLYQKKLADMQTEIALGLQASLRVGRLMDEHKMAPEMISIVKRNNCGKALDIARQARDMHGGNGIQIEYHVMRHAQNLETVNTYEGTHDVHALILGRAQTGIQAFF